A genome region from Myripristis murdjan chromosome 16, fMyrMur1.1, whole genome shotgun sequence includes the following:
- the LOC115374347 gene encoding protein asteroid homolog 1-like, which translates to MGIQGLISFIEANSQIYRDVQFRDSRLVVDGRNLTFYLYYTVGLEQTYGGEYAAFADLIERFVKALRGCGIQPYVVLDGGSDHTDKKLETKKKRSEALIQTAHEKSLGRRTWGEILPPMCSSLFRQTLVRLEVPVVQCFLEADREVAALASEWQCPVLSKDSDFYIFDLPAGLLPIPHFQWEVAEWKGYVPCKIYTACSFCSFYNIQRRVLPAFAALAGNDYVKLEDMGVTLWLETHEKTRSGYLEALLRWLRGFQEPMKALEAALKLMGEVSSQKEAEVLQSLSVGMEEYQLPPSALSRFFTDGTVPPFPPEDQALVPDWFRLPFTEGRLDKAILNVLRLRRVRLPVMVEHSSLPSSHLTSRPIRQVMYGLLLGEEEVEEYDREGLQPASFMVRSVCRGAAGQLSLDSLDKVSHFYSHNILPPSDYEQQQQCY; encoded by the coding sequence ATGGGGATTCAAGGCTTGATCAGCTTCATCGAGGCCAACAGTCAGATCTACCGGGACGTCCAGTTCAGGGACAGCCGGCTGGTGGTGGATGGCCGTAACCTGACCTTCTACCTGTACTACACCGTGGGTCTGGAGCAGACGTACGGCGGGGAGTATGCTGCGTTTGCGGACCTGATCGAAAGGTTCGTCAAAGCGCTGAGGGGCTGCGGGATCCAGCCCTACGTGGTGCTGGACGGAGGCAGTGACCACACTGATAAGAAGCTGGAGACCAAGAAAAAACGATCCGAGGCACTGATCCAAACAGCCCATGAAAAATCACTGGGTAGGCGGACCTGGGGAGAGATCCTGCCCCCAATGTGCAGCTCGCTGTTCAGACAGACCCTGGTCCGGCTGGAGGTCCCGGTGGTCCAGTGCTTCTTAGAGGCAGACCGGGAGGTCGCCGCTCTGGCAAGTGAGTGGCAGTGTCCGGTGCTCTCCAAAGACAGCGACTTCTACATCTTTGACCTGCCGGCGGGGCTGCTGCCCATCCCCCATTTCCAGTGGGAGGTGGCGGAGTGGAAAGGCTACGTCCCCTGTAAGATCTACACCGCCTGCAGCTTCTGCTCCTTCTACAACATCCAGCGCCGCGTCCTGCCCGCCTTCGCCGCACTGGCTGGGAACGACTATGTGAAGCTGGAAGACATGGGGGTGACCCTCTGGCTTGAAACCCATGAGAAAACCAGATCAGGCTACCTGGAGGCGCTACTCCGCTGGctgaggggcttccaggagCCCATGAAGGCCCTGGAGGCGGCGCTGAAGCTGATGGGAGAGGTGAGCAGTCAGAAAGAGGCGGAGGTCCTGCAGAGCTTGTCTGTGGGCATGGAGGAGTACCAGCTGCCTCCCAGCGCCCTGAGCCGGTTCTTTACTGATGGGACAGTGCCTCCCTTCCCTCCGGAGGACCAGGCTCTGGTCCCGGACTGGTTCCGCCTGCCTTTCACCGAGGGCCGGCTGGACAAAGCCATCCTGAACGTGCTGCGGCTGAGGAGGGTCCGCCTTCCTGTCATGGTGGAGCACAGCAGCCTGCCCAGCTCCCATCTCACCTCCCGGCCGATCCGCCAGGTGATGTACGGGCTGCTGCTgggcgaggaggaggtggaggagtacGACCGGGAGGGCCTCCAGCCGGCCAGCTTCATGGTCCGGTCGGTCTGCCGAGGAGCCGCTGGGCAGCTGAGCCTGGACTCCCTGGATAAGGTATCTCATTTTTACAGTCACAATATACTGCCACCTTCCGACTAcgaacaacaacagcaatgctATTGA